The following proteins come from a genomic window of Banduia mediterranea:
- a CDS encoding helix-turn-helix transcriptional regulator — protein MDVVHLNQKQLAARWHLSEATLERWRSEGLGPKPKFLKLCGRVIYRQVDIEAYEESCLATSTKTVAAQTSAG, from the coding sequence ATGGACGTCGTTCACCTCAATCAAAAGCAACTGGCCGCGCGCTGGCATCTCAGCGAGGCCACCCTGGAGCGCTGGCGTAGCGAGGGGCTCGGGCCCAAGCCCAAGTTCCTGAAGCTCTGCGGCCGGGTGATCTACCGCCAGGTCGACATCGAGGCCTACGAGGAATCATGCCTGGCGACCTCGACCAAGACGGTCGCGGCGCAGACCAGTGCCGGCTGA
- a CDS encoding diguanylate cyclase domain-containing protein, translated as MTTSNEPELPTLRPRLLLVDDQPINIQILYQLFQDDFEIFMATDGQQALAVCERESPDLILLDVVMPGMDGLEVCRRLKASPATRTIPVIFVTGQNAPNEEAAGLEVGAVDFISKPISPPVVKARVKTQLKLKALTDQLRDLAFVDSLTGIPNRRRFDEACSQEWNFGRRHNVPLGLILIDVDHFKAYNDHYGHQAGDATLQAVATTLKSSLRRPRELATRFGGEEFACLLPSIALSDALQIASSLCRAIQEAGLPHELSTTASVVTVSAGVASEIPGPERSPADLLKQADACLYQAKSQGRNRAIAALPDGA; from the coding sequence ATGACCACTTCGAACGAGCCGGAATTGCCCACCCTGCGCCCACGCCTGCTGCTGGTCGACGATCAGCCGATCAATATCCAGATTCTCTATCAGCTGTTTCAGGACGACTTCGAAATCTTCATGGCCACTGACGGCCAACAGGCCCTGGCCGTCTGCGAGCGCGAATCGCCGGACTTGATTTTGCTCGATGTGGTTATGCCGGGGATGGACGGTCTGGAAGTCTGCCGCCGACTCAAGGCAAGCCCGGCCACTCGCACGATCCCCGTGATTTTCGTCACTGGCCAGAACGCACCGAATGAGGAGGCCGCCGGCCTTGAGGTGGGCGCGGTGGACTTCATTTCCAAGCCGATCAGTCCCCCGGTCGTCAAAGCACGCGTCAAGACGCAACTGAAACTCAAGGCGCTGACCGACCAGCTGCGTGACCTCGCGTTTGTGGACAGCCTGACGGGAATCCCCAACCGACGCCGCTTTGACGAAGCTTGCAGTCAGGAATGGAATTTTGGCCGCAGACACAATGTGCCGCTTGGCCTGATCCTGATCGACGTCGATCATTTCAAGGCCTACAACGATCACTACGGACATCAGGCCGGCGACGCCACGCTCCAGGCCGTGGCCACAACACTCAAATCCTCGCTGCGTCGCCCACGCGAGCTGGCCACGCGTTTCGGCGGCGAGGAATTCGCCTGCCTGCTGCCGAGTATCGCACTGAGCGATGCACTGCAGATCGCATCGTCCCTGTGTCGTGCCATCCAGGAAGCCGGGCTCCCTCATGAGCTGTCCACCACGGCGTCCGTGGTCACGGTCAGCGCAGGCGTCGCATCCGAAATCCCCGGCCCCGAGCGCAGCCCGGCGGACCTGCTGAAACAAGCAGACGCCTGTCTGTACCAGGCCAAATCGCAAGGCCGGAACCGTGCCATCGCGGCATTGCCGGACGGCGCCTAG